Proteins from one Paraburkholderia phymatum STM815 genomic window:
- the nifH gene encoding nitrogenase iron protein: MSQLRQIAFYGKGGIGKSTTSQNTLAALSDLGQKILIVGCDPKADSTRLILHAKAQDTILSLAAEAGSVEDLELDDVMKIGYKDIRCVESGGPEPGVGCAGRGVITSINFLEENGAYDGVDYVSYDVLGDVVCGGFAMPIRENKAQEIYIVMSGEMMAMYAANNISKGILKYANSGGVRLGGLICNERKTDKELELAESLATMLGTRLIHFVPRDNIVQHAELRRMTVIEYAPDSSQAGQYRALAEKIHHNGGNGVVPTPITMDQLEDLLMEKGIMVQVDESQVGKTAAELTA, encoded by the coding sequence ATGTCTCAACTTCGGCAAATCGCCTTCTACGGCAAAGGCGGCATCGGCAAGTCCACCACGTCGCAAAATACGCTTGCGGCGCTGAGCGACCTCGGGCAGAAGATCCTCATCGTAGGGTGTGATCCAAAGGCTGACTCGACGCGCCTGATACTGCACGCGAAGGCGCAGGACACAATTCTCTCGCTTGCGGCGGAAGCGGGTTCAGTCGAGGACCTGGAACTCGATGACGTGATGAAGATCGGCTACAAGGACATCCGCTGCGTCGAGTCGGGGGGGCCTGAGCCGGGCGTCGGCTGCGCGGGCCGTGGCGTCATCACGTCGATCAATTTCCTCGAGGAGAACGGCGCGTATGACGGCGTGGACTATGTGTCGTACGACGTGCTCGGCGACGTGGTGTGCGGTGGCTTCGCCATGCCCATTCGCGAGAACAAGGCGCAGGAAATCTACATTGTCATGTCAGGCGAGATGATGGCGATGTACGCGGCGAACAACATCTCGAAGGGCATCCTGAAATACGCGAACAGTGGCGGCGTGCGCCTGGGCGGGCTCATCTGCAACGAGCGCAAGACCGACAAGGAACTGGAGCTTGCCGAATCGCTCGCGACGATGCTTGGCACGAGGCTGATCCACTTCGTGCCGCGCGACAACATCGTCCAGCACGCGGAACTGCGGCGAATGACCGTGATCGAGTACGCGCCGGACAGCTCACAGGCGGGCCAGTATCGCGCGCTTGCCGAGAAGATTCACCACAACGGCGGCAATGGCGTGGTTCCGACGCCGATCACGATGGACCAGCTCGAAGACCTGCTGATGGAGAAAGGCATCATGGTGCAGGTCGACGAGTCGCAGGTCGGCAAAACGGCGGCCGAACTGACCGCCTGA
- the nifD gene encoding nitrogenase molybdenum-iron protein alpha chain, giving the protein MTATVEERKAANKALIDEVLQAYPEKMAKRRAKHLGSFEQGKPDCGVKSNIKSLPGVMTIRGCAYAGSKGVVWGPIKDMIHISHGPVGCGQYSWGSRRNYYVGTTGIDTFVTMQFTSDFQEKDIVFGGDKKLDKIIDEIQELFPLNRGISIQTECPIGLIGDDIEAVSKKKSTQYGRHTIVPVRCEGFRGVSQSLGHHLANDAIRDCVFDHADPNRRPSLESTPYDVAIIGDYNIGGDAWSSRILLEEMGLRVIAQWSGDGTLAELESTPKSKLNLLHCYRSMNYISRHMEEKYGTPWVEYNFFGPTMIEKSLREIASRFDDTIKANAEKVIAKYRALMDAVIARYKPRLQGKKVMLFVGGLRPRHVIGAYEDLGMEVVGTGYEFAHNDDYQRTTHHVNDGTLIYDDVTGYEFEKFVEHTRPDLVGSGIKEKYVFQKMGVPFRQMHSWDYSGPYHGYDGFAIFARDMDMAISSPVWGLSKAPWKKAA; this is encoded by the coding sequence ATGACCGCGACGGTTGAAGAACGCAAGGCCGCCAACAAGGCCCTGATCGACGAAGTGCTGCAGGCCTACCCCGAAAAGATGGCCAAGCGCCGCGCCAAGCATCTGGGTTCCTTTGAACAGGGCAAGCCCGACTGTGGGGTGAAGTCCAACATCAAGTCGCTGCCCGGCGTGATGACGATTCGCGGCTGCGCGTACGCCGGCTCTAAGGGCGTTGTCTGGGGGCCGATCAAGGATATGATTCACATCAGTCACGGCCCCGTCGGCTGCGGCCAGTACTCGTGGGGTTCGCGCCGCAACTACTATGTCGGCACGACGGGCATCGATACGTTCGTCACGATGCAGTTCACTTCCGATTTCCAGGAGAAGGACATCGTGTTCGGCGGCGACAAGAAGCTCGACAAGATCATCGACGAGATCCAGGAGCTCTTTCCGCTCAACAGAGGTATCTCCATCCAGACTGAGTGTCCGATCGGTCTGATCGGTGACGACATCGAGGCAGTCTCAAAGAAGAAGAGCACGCAGTACGGGCGGCACACGATCGTGCCGGTACGCTGCGAGGGTTTTCGCGGTGTGTCGCAGTCACTCGGCCATCATCTTGCAAACGATGCGATCCGCGATTGCGTGTTCGACCACGCCGATCCGAACAGGCGGCCCTCACTTGAGTCGACACCTTACGACGTCGCGATCATCGGTGACTACAACATCGGCGGCGATGCGTGGTCAAGCCGGATCCTGCTTGAGGAGATGGGTTTGCGCGTCATCGCGCAGTGGTCGGGCGATGGCACGCTTGCTGAACTCGAAAGTACGCCGAAATCCAAGCTTAACCTGCTGCACTGCTACCGGTCAATGAACTACATCAGCCGGCACATGGAAGAGAAGTATGGGACTCCGTGGGTCGAGTACAACTTTTTCGGTCCGACAATGATCGAGAAGAGCCTGCGTGAGATCGCGAGCCGATTTGATGACACAATCAAGGCGAATGCCGAAAAAGTGATCGCTAAATACCGCGCGTTGATGGATGCTGTCATAGCTAGGTATAAGCCGCGTCTGCAAGGCAAGAAGGTGATGCTGTTTGTGGGCGGCTTGCGCCCGCGTCACGTTATCGGGGCATACGAAGACCTTGGCATGGAAGTCGTCGGTACCGGCTACGAGTTCGCTCACAACGACGACTACCAGCGCACGACGCACCACGTTAACGACGGCACACTGATCTACGACGACGTGACCGGCTATGAATTCGAGAAATTTGTTGAGCACACGAGGCCGGATCTCGTCGGCTCGGGCATCAAGGAAAAGTACGTCTTTCAGAAGATGGGCGTCCCCTTCCGGCAGATGCACAGCTGGGATTACTCCGGCCCCTATCACGGCTACGACGGCTTCGCGATCTTTGCGCGCGACATGGACATGGCGATCTCGAGTCCAGTATGGGGTCTCTCGAAGGCCCCGTGGAAAAAGGCTGCCTGA
- the nifK gene encoding nitrogenase molybdenum-iron protein subunit beta, with product MPQSTDKILDHELLFREPEYQELLRNKRENFEFNHPDEAVTQVAEWTKTEDYKQKNFARDSLTVNPAKACQPLGAVFVANGFYKTLPFVHGSQGCVAYYRSHFSRHFKEPTSCVSSSMTEDAAVFGGLNNMIDGLANAYNLYKPEMIAVSTTCMAEVIGDDLDAFIKNSKQKGSVPQDYDVPFAHTPAFVGSHVTGYDNALLGILKYFWDGKAGTTTPLTRVPDDTVNFIGGFDGFVVGNMKEVRRIFDLFGVKVNIICDPSETWNTPTDGEFRMYQGGTTKEEVERALNAKATFVFQEFCCEKTGKFIADHGQEVISLNAPVGVGGTDHFLMEISRVTCRPIPAELEKERGQLVDAMADSQANLHGKRYALYGDPDQMLGYTQFLLELGAEPVHVLATNGNDGWAEKVRALLDASPYGAGCKVYPKRDLWHMRSLLFTEPVDFLIGNTYGKYLERDTGTPLVRLVFPIFDRHHYHRYPTWGYSGGLRILLALLDEFFETMDANTIDISKTDYSFDIVR from the coding sequence ATGCCCCAATCCACCGATAAAATTCTCGATCACGAACTGCTTTTTCGCGAGCCAGAGTATCAGGAACTTCTCCGCAACAAGAGGGAAAACTTCGAGTTCAATCATCCTGATGAGGCGGTGACGCAGGTCGCCGAATGGACAAAGACTGAGGATTACAAGCAGAAGAATTTTGCTCGAGATTCGCTGACAGTGAATCCAGCAAAGGCGTGCCAGCCGCTTGGCGCAGTCTTCGTGGCCAACGGTTTTTACAAGACTTTGCCGTTCGTGCATGGCTCACAGGGCTGCGTGGCTTATTACCGCTCGCATTTCTCGCGACATTTCAAGGAGCCGACGTCGTGCGTCAGTTCGTCGATGACAGAGGACGCCGCGGTGTTCGGCGGGCTGAACAACATGATCGATGGCCTCGCGAATGCATACAACCTGTACAAGCCCGAGATGATTGCCGTCTCGACAACATGTATGGCAGAGGTGATCGGCGATGACCTCGATGCGTTCATTAAGAACAGCAAGCAGAAGGGCAGCGTACCGCAAGACTATGACGTGCCGTTTGCCCACACGCCCGCGTTTGTGGGCAGCCATGTGACTGGCTACGACAATGCGCTATTGGGCATTCTGAAGTATTTTTGGGACGGCAAGGCTGGCACTACCACACCGCTCACTCGCGTGCCGGACGACACCGTGAACTTTATCGGTGGATTCGATGGTTTCGTGGTCGGCAATATGAAAGAGGTTCGACGGATCTTTGATCTGTTCGGGGTAAAAGTCAACATCATTTGTGACCCGTCCGAGACATGGAATACGCCAACCGATGGCGAGTTCCGGATGTACCAGGGCGGAACAACGAAAGAGGAGGTCGAGCGCGCGTTGAACGCAAAGGCAACGTTCGTCTTTCAGGAGTTTTGCTGTGAGAAGACGGGCAAGTTCATCGCCGATCATGGCCAGGAAGTGATCTCGCTGAATGCGCCCGTCGGCGTTGGCGGGACCGACCACTTCCTCATGGAGATTTCGCGTGTGACCTGCAGACCAATTCCCGCAGAGCTCGAAAAGGAGCGCGGCCAACTCGTCGATGCCATGGCGGACAGTCAGGCGAATCTGCACGGCAAACGCTACGCCCTTTATGGCGATCCGGACCAGATGCTCGGGTACACGCAATTCCTGCTTGAACTCGGTGCGGAGCCGGTGCACGTGCTCGCAACGAATGGCAACGATGGCTGGGCAGAGAAGGTCAGAGCCCTGTTGGATGCATCGCCATACGGTGCAGGATGCAAGGTCTACCCAAAACGCGATCTTTGGCACATGCGCTCGCTGCTATTCACGGAGCCAGTGGACTTCCTGATTGGCAACACATACGGAAAGTATCTGGAGCGCGACACTGGGACGCCCCTCGTACGGCTCGTGTTCCCCATATTCGACCGCCATCACTATCATCGCTACCCGACTTGGGGGTATTCTGGCGGCTTGCGAATTCTATTGGCGCTGCTGGATGAGTTCTTCGAAACAATGGACGCGAATACCATTGATATTTCGAAGACAGATTACAGCTTTGATATTGTCCGCTGA
- a CDS encoding AAA family ATPase, whose translation MNVQRFSENRNNRQVLWEDADRVLCRVCQSRGSESVLVVQTTAANPSADTILRLTHEFELKEKLNSTWAVRPIDLIRGEGRTVLVLEDPGGEPLERMIGAPMEMGTVLHVAIGIAEALGKLHQRGFVHKDLKPAHILTNCADGFLRLTGFGIASELPRERQSPVPPETIAGTLAYMAPEQTGRMNRSIDSRSDLYSFGVVLYQMLTGVLPFNADDPLELVHCHVARKPMAPNARAGRILPVVSEVVMKLLAKTPEERYQTAAGVERDLRRCLTEWERQRHIEVFTLGEHDTPDRLSIPNKLYGRQREIDALVAALDRVIARGTPRLVLVSGYSGIGKSAIANELQKVLVPSRALYTSGKFDQYKRDIPYSTLLPAFRDLVRRLLTLRETELAIWREAFVEALTPNARLVTDLLPELKLVIGDQPPVPELDLHQAQRRFQLAFRRFVSVFARQEHPLVLFFDDLQWLDTATLDLLQDFLTCPDLKYLMIIGAYRSNEVDTNHPLMSKLQAFRSMGAAVDEIALLPLTREHVERLIAEALHTTPERVSPLVQLIHDKTGGNPFFVIQFLHALADEHLLTFDHNLACWQWRLPQIRTKGYTDNVADLMVVKLARLPAETRRALRLLACLGNTATLGILSKMLGKTKQSVRTSLIPAVHKELVDDLGDAYRFAHDRVQEAAYSLIPEGLLPKVHLRIGRLLATQTSPEKREQAIFDIVSQLNRGTALMDDQEERDQLAAFNLIAGQRAKTSTAYESALTYLIMGAQLLADDRWERKHELIFTLELTRAECEFLTGRLSNAEQRLNVLSLRATRIIEQAIVTCLQMDVYLTLDQSDRAVAVCLEHLRRVGIHWSAHPSEEEVQREYERIWIRLEGRVIEDLIDLPLMKDPDSLSTADVLSKLLRPAWFTDANLASLTICKAVSLSLEHGNCDASSFAYVMFARIAGPRFNDYQKGFKFGDLGYRLVEQRGLKRFQAVTYLCYALYVARWTKHVRMSREVLDNAFKAANRIGDLPSAAYTCCHVISNLLFVGEPLGAVEHEAEQGLVFSEKTGFGMVVDNLSTQLALIRMLRGSTLRFGSLDDRNVNEPRFEHRLSGNPALATAACWYWIRKLQARYIAGNYAEAVDAAGTAQQLLWTSSSHLEECEYHFYGALARAAYYDHVPAGERQVCQDAIATHHRQLKIWSKNCPANFTDRVALVGAEIARLENRDVDAMRLFEEAIVSARANGFVHNEAVANELASRFYATRGFEKIARIYAKEARQAYQRWGADGKVRQLDDLHPHLMDKERAPTPTTTIGAPIEQLDLATVIKVSQAISREIVLDNLIDTVMRTAIEQAGAQRGMLILPDVDKQWIAAEATTDGNMALVQLRTVPINATLMPESVLYHVLRTGESVILDDAAEDPAFSTDRYIREHRLRSIVCLPLTNQAKLTGVLYLENNLITRAFAPARIAVLRLLASQAATSLENTRLYEDLTEREARIRRLVDANIIGIIVWNANGDILEANDAFLRMVGYEREDLVSGRIRWRDLTPQEWQETTQDALAQILRTGRVQPSEKEYIRKDGSRVPVMVGRVAFESSRKEGVAFVVDLSERKEVEHRLRESYEMLRELTSRRETAREEERKRIAREMHDELGQHLTALRLRLSALQMKLYTDCPKLVEQTQALVSLVDQTMQVVRGVITSLRPAALDTGIVAALEWLAAEFNRNRRIECRLLVHDENIAMDEDRAIVLFRLVQEALTNVSRHAKATRVVITLERTANAYLLEVRDDGEGFDVQAARKKSFGLVGMEERVLMLGGQIEIVSSPGAGAVIKASLPDS comes from the coding sequence ATGAACGTTCAACGCTTTTCCGAAAATCGAAATAACCGCCAAGTCCTCTGGGAGGACGCGGACCGTGTCCTCTGTCGGGTTTGTCAATCTCGCGGCAGCGAAAGCGTTCTGGTTGTACAGACCACGGCGGCGAATCCCTCAGCCGACACCATCCTTCGTCTCACGCATGAATTCGAGCTGAAGGAGAAACTCAACAGCACATGGGCGGTACGGCCGATAGATCTGATTCGCGGAGAAGGCCGGACTGTATTGGTGCTCGAAGACCCGGGCGGCGAGCCGCTCGAACGGATGATCGGCGCGCCGATGGAAATGGGAACTGTTTTACACGTTGCCATCGGCATTGCTGAAGCGCTGGGCAAACTCCACCAGCGCGGTTTCGTCCATAAGGACCTCAAGCCCGCTCATATTCTGACAAACTGTGCGGATGGTTTCTTGCGGCTCACCGGCTTCGGCATCGCTTCAGAACTGCCCCGCGAGCGTCAATCCCCAGTGCCACCTGAGACGATTGCGGGCACGCTGGCATATATGGCGCCCGAACAGACAGGGCGAATGAACCGCTCGATTGATTCCCGAAGTGACCTCTACTCATTTGGCGTTGTGCTCTACCAGATGCTCACCGGTGTATTGCCGTTCAATGCCGACGATCCGTTGGAATTGGTGCACTGCCACGTTGCTCGCAAGCCGATGGCGCCGAACGCGCGGGCGGGGAGAATTCTGCCCGTCGTCTCGGAAGTAGTTATGAAGCTGCTCGCGAAAACGCCCGAGGAGCGCTATCAGACCGCAGCCGGTGTGGAACGTGACCTCCGACGTTGTCTCACCGAATGGGAGCGACAGCGGCACATCGAAGTCTTTACGCTCGGCGAGCACGATACGCCTGATCGGCTGTCGATTCCCAATAAACTTTATGGTCGGCAACGTGAGATCGACGCTCTGGTCGCGGCGCTTGACCGCGTCATCGCTAGGGGCACACCGCGATTGGTGCTGGTTTCCGGTTATTCGGGCATTGGTAAGTCGGCGATCGCGAATGAGCTACAGAAGGTGCTCGTGCCGTCACGAGCACTCTACACGTCGGGTAAGTTCGACCAATACAAGCGCGACATACCGTACTCGACACTGCTGCCCGCTTTTCGTGATCTGGTGCGCCGGCTTCTCACCCTGCGAGAGACGGAACTGGCGATTTGGCGCGAGGCGTTCGTGGAGGCACTGACGCCAAACGCGCGACTCGTGACTGACCTACTCCCCGAGCTTAAGCTCGTCATCGGCGACCAGCCGCCCGTCCCCGAACTGGATTTGCATCAGGCACAACGCCGTTTCCAGCTAGCCTTCCGGCGGTTCGTGAGTGTCTTTGCCCGGCAGGAACATCCGCTGGTGCTGTTTTTCGATGACCTCCAATGGCTCGATACCGCGACGCTGGACCTGTTGCAGGATTTTCTAACCTGCCCGGATCTGAAGTATCTGATGATCATTGGCGCGTATCGAAGCAACGAGGTAGACACCAATCATCCGCTGATGAGTAAGCTTCAGGCATTCAGGAGCATGGGCGCGGCGGTTGACGAGATCGCGCTTCTACCGCTTACCCGCGAGCACGTGGAGCGATTGATTGCAGAAGCGCTCCACACAACGCCGGAACGGGTCTCGCCACTTGTGCAGCTCATACATGATAAGACTGGCGGTAATCCGTTTTTCGTCATTCAATTTCTACACGCACTCGCCGACGAGCATTTACTCACTTTCGACCACAACCTGGCCTGTTGGCAGTGGCGTCTGCCACAAATTCGCACAAAGGGCTACACGGACAACGTGGCAGACCTGATGGTCGTAAAGCTGGCCCGCCTCCCTGCCGAAACGCGGCGGGCATTGCGACTGCTCGCCTGTCTCGGCAATACCGCAACGCTCGGGATTCTGTCGAAAATGTTGGGGAAAACCAAGCAAAGTGTGCGCACGTCGCTGATACCAGCGGTACACAAGGAGCTTGTCGATGATCTGGGAGATGCCTACAGGTTTGCGCACGACCGGGTGCAGGAAGCTGCCTATTCGCTGATCCCAGAAGGCTTGCTTCCAAAGGTCCATCTGCGTATCGGGCGCCTGCTCGCGACACAAACCTCTCCCGAGAAGCGCGAGCAGGCGATATTCGATATCGTCAGTCAACTCAACCGCGGGACAGCGCTGATGGATGATCAGGAGGAACGCGACCAACTTGCTGCATTCAACCTGATAGCCGGCCAGCGCGCCAAGACGTCGACGGCCTACGAATCAGCGCTCACTTATCTCATCATGGGTGCGCAACTCCTAGCCGACGACCGCTGGGAGCGCAAGCACGAACTCATCTTCACACTCGAGTTAACTCGAGCCGAATGCGAATTCCTGACCGGTCGACTGTCGAACGCAGAGCAACGCTTGAACGTGCTGTCACTTCGCGCAACACGTATCATCGAACAGGCGATCGTCACATGCCTGCAAATGGACGTTTACCTGACTCTTGATCAGAGCGATCGTGCAGTCGCTGTTTGCCTCGAACATCTCCGTCGCGTCGGGATTCATTGGTCAGCCCATCCTAGTGAAGAAGAAGTACAACGGGAGTACGAGCGCATCTGGATCCGGCTTGAGGGTCGAGTGATAGAGGACCTCATCGACTTGCCACTAATGAAGGACCCAGATTCTCTTTCGACGGCTGATGTGCTGAGCAAGCTCTTGCGCCCAGCATGGTTCACGGACGCGAATCTGGCCTCGCTGACGATATGCAAAGCGGTCAGTCTCAGCCTGGAGCATGGCAACTGCGACGCGTCCTCTTTCGCGTATGTTATGTTTGCACGGATAGCGGGACCGCGGTTTAACGACTATCAAAAAGGGTTCAAGTTTGGCGATCTCGGCTACAGGCTCGTCGAACAACGCGGCCTCAAGCGCTTTCAGGCGGTCACGTATCTTTGCTATGCGCTTTATGTCGCGCGCTGGACGAAACACGTGCGGATGAGCCGTGAGGTGCTGGATAATGCATTCAAGGCGGCGAATCGAATCGGAGACCTGCCGTCTGCCGCCTACACGTGCTGCCATGTCATTTCCAACCTGCTGTTTGTCGGCGAGCCATTAGGCGCGGTGGAGCATGAAGCCGAACAGGGCCTAGTCTTTTCCGAAAAGACGGGCTTTGGCATGGTTGTCGATAACCTGAGCACGCAGCTCGCGCTAATTCGAATGCTCCGCGGCTCAACACTCCGATTTGGGAGCCTCGATGACCGCAACGTCAATGAACCTCGCTTCGAGCATCGTTTGTCGGGCAACCCCGCGCTGGCGACCGCTGCGTGCTGGTACTGGATCAGGAAATTGCAGGCACGCTATATTGCCGGCAACTACGCGGAAGCTGTTGACGCTGCAGGGACGGCGCAACAACTGCTCTGGACGTCTTCGTCACATTTGGAGGAATGTGAGTATCACTTCTACGGCGCGCTGGCCCGAGCGGCATATTACGATCACGTTCCGGCCGGAGAGCGGCAGGTTTGCCAAGATGCCATAGCGACGCATCACCGGCAACTGAAAATCTGGTCGAAGAACTGCCCCGCAAATTTCACAGATCGCGTGGCGTTGGTCGGTGCCGAGATTGCCCGGTTGGAAAATCGCGATGTTGACGCGATGCGGCTCTTTGAAGAAGCCATCGTGTCAGCACGCGCTAATGGCTTTGTCCATAACGAAGCTGTAGCGAACGAACTCGCGTCCCGTTTCTACGCGACACGCGGTTTTGAGAAGATCGCACGCATATATGCCAAAGAGGCCCGACAGGCCTACCAACGGTGGGGTGCCGATGGCAAGGTGCGACAACTCGACGACCTTCATCCGCATCTCATGGACAAGGAGCGAGCGCCAACGCCAACTACCACTATCGGGGCGCCCATCGAACAATTGGACCTCGCTACCGTGATCAAGGTATCGCAGGCAATCTCGCGCGAGATCGTCCTGGACAATCTGATCGATACGGTCATGCGCACGGCGATCGAACAGGCGGGCGCGCAGCGGGGGATGCTCATCCTACCAGACGTCGACAAACAATGGATAGCGGCTGAAGCTACAACGGACGGCAACATGGCTCTCGTGCAGTTGAGGACTGTGCCCATTAATGCGACGTTGATGCCCGAATCAGTGCTTTACCATGTCTTACGCACCGGGGAGAGCGTCATCCTCGACGATGCCGCAGAGGACCCTGCATTTAGCACGGATCGCTATATCCGCGAGCATCGGCTGCGTTCTATCGTCTGCTTGCCTCTAACGAACCAGGCCAAGCTTACGGGCGTGCTCTATCTCGAAAACAATCTGATCACCCGCGCATTCGCTCCTGCTCGAATTGCAGTGCTTCGCCTTCTGGCCTCACAGGCAGCAACATCGCTTGAGAACACTCGCTTGTATGAGGACCTTACGGAGCGCGAAGCTAGAATCCGTCGTCTCGTCGACGCAAACATCATCGGCATCATCGTGTGGAACGCTAATGGCGACATTCTCGAGGCCAATGACGCATTTCTGAGAATGGTGGGATACGAGCGCGAGGACCTCGTCTCAGGCCGCATACGCTGGAGAGATCTGACGCCGCAGGAATGGCAAGAGACCACGCAAGACGCCCTAGCACAGATTTTGCGGACGGGGCGCGTGCAGCCATCCGAAAAGGAATACATTAGAAAGGACGGCAGCCGTGTACCTGTTATGGTTGGCAGAGTTGCTTTCGAATCCAGTCGGAAAGAAGGCGTCGCCTTCGTGGTCGACCTGTCAGAGCGAAAAGAAGTGGAGCACCGCTTGCGGGAATCATACGAGATGCTGCGCGAACTCACCTCGCGTCGCGAGACGGCACGCGAAGAAGAGCGCAAACGTATTGCACGTGAAATGCACGACGAACTCGGGCAGCATCTCACCGCACTTCGCCTAAGACTCTCTGCTTTGCAGATGAAACTGTACACTGACTGTCCGAAGCTTGTCGAGCAGACGCAGGCACTGGTTTCTCTCGTGGACCAAACAATGCAAGTTGTACGGGGCGTCATCACATCGCTACGCCCAGCCGCGCTGGACACAGGCATCGTGGCCGCACTCGAATGGCTCGCTGCCGAGTTCAATCGCAATCGACGTATAGAGTGTCGCCTGCTCGTGCACGATGAGAACATCGCAATGGACGAGGACCGGGCTATCGTGCTGTTTCGCCTGGTTCAGGAGGCACTGACCAACGTCTCTCGTCATGCGAAAGCCACGAGGGTGGTCATCACGCTTGAGCGGACGGCTAATGCTTACCTTCTCGAAGTACGCGATGACGGCGAAGGTTTCGACGTTCAGGCTGCCCGAAAGAAATCCTTTGGCCTGGTGGGAATGGAAGAGCGCGTTCTGATGCTCGGCGGCCAAATCGAAATTGTCAGTTCACCGGGTGCCGGAGCTGTAATAAAAGCGAGCCTGCCTGATAGTTAG
- a CDS encoding YbdD/YjiX family protein, translating into MFSGLRHDVRNAGRYLGQTIRLMVGLPDYETYVSHMRKIHPDRDVMSYEEFFQERQAARYRASTGKCC; encoded by the coding sequence ATGTTTTCAGGACTGAGGCACGACGTGCGTAACGCCGGGCGCTATCTCGGCCAGACCATACGATTGATGGTCGGCTTGCCCGACTATGAGACGTACGTTTCGCATATGAGGAAGATACATCCCGACCGGGATGTGATGAGCTACGAAGAGTTTTTTCAGGAACGGCAGGCAGCGCGGTACAGAGCAAGTACGGGGAAGTGTTGTTGA